The Anastrepha ludens isolate Willacy chromosome X, idAnaLude1.1, whole genome shotgun sequence genome includes a window with the following:
- the LOC128869762 gene encoding uncharacterized protein LOC128869762 — translation MTGKHTDASTARTDKKPNMRTDLQDKHTDRQEEVTDALKKQSDNWTRRTRKDDLRMTGSPSEDELLASSQETVEGKAVGHSTPTTINQPTTSAKAMGQKRGNKGPSRYKLYQRSLAILGRIRKNETEGKVHPKDETDKARCQKVVDEYLAFQAANRTDAKKRNRSHDETGKVTKKHKISDQGAVASKPIKRFSEVARDHLQMALVDETSNRGKPVLDKWSEIEARLSRIGVDHVMANPEGQTPGFDSVEVVRGYRAIKCDDQFSLHFLTNVIGKFQNSWKGLKLKLIPASETPRRPRARIWVPNMEFDANQLIPYLQAHNRSVPMTD, via the coding sequence ATGACGGGAAAACATACTGACGCATCGACAGCACGGACtgataaaaaaccaaacatgcGGACAGACCTACAGGACAAGCATACAGACAGACAGGAGGAAGTGACGGACGCACTTAAAAAACAGTCAGACAATTGGACAAGACGTACGCGCAAGGACGATTTGAGGATGACGGGGTCACCCTCAGAGGATGAGCTCTTGGCCTCCAGCCAAGAAACAGTTGAgggcaaagctgtgggccacagtacgccaacaactataaaTCAACCAACAACATCCGCTAAAGCCATGGGGCAAAAGCGTGGCAATAAAGGTCCCTCGAGGTATAAActttaccagaggtctctcgctATCCTTGGCAGGATTCGCAAAAACGAGACCGAAGGTAAAGTTCATCCCAAAGATGAGACCGACAAGGCAAGATGTCAAAAGGTGGTTGATGAATACTTGGCATTCCAAGCCGCCAACAGGACAGATGCCAAAAAACGAAACCGCTCGCATGACGAAACTGGGAAGGTaacaaagaagcacaagatATCGGATCAGGGTGCAGTTGCCTCCAAACCTATCAAGCGATTTagtgaggtggcacgggaccaTCTCCAAATGGCATTGGTAGACGAAACCTCTAACCGCGGAAAACCAGTGCTTGACAAATGGTCAGAGATTGAGGCACGGTTGTCTCGCATAGGCGTTGACCATGTCATGGCGAACCCAGAGGGCCAAACACCAGGTTTCGACTCGGTGGAGGTAGTCCGCGGCTACCGTGCCATTAAATGCGATGACCAATTCTCACTGCATTTCTTGACAAACGTGATTGGTAAATTCCAGAACAGCTGGAAAGGCTTGAAACTCAAGCTAATTCCGGCTAGCGAGACTCCACGaaggccgagggctcgcatctgggTACCAAACATGGAGTTTGATGCCAATCAACTAATCCCCTACCTTCAGGCGCATAATCGCTCGGTGCCGATGACCGATTAg
- the LOC128869763 gene encoding uncharacterized protein LOC128869763, protein MTGKHTDASTARTDKKPNMRTDLQDKQTDRQEEVTDALKKQSDNWTRRTRKDDLRMTGSPSEDELLASSQETVEGKAVGHSTPTTINQPTTSAKAMGQKRGNKGPSRYKLYQRSLAILGRIRKNETEGKVHPKDETDKARCQKVVDEYLAFQAANRTDAKKRNRSHDETGKVTKKHKISDQGAVASKPIKRFSEVARDHLQMALVDETSNRGKPVLDKWSEIEARLSRIGVDHVMANPEGQTPGFDSVEVVRGYRAIKCDDQFSLHFLTNVIGKFQNSWKGLKLKLIPASETPRRPRARIWVPNMEFDANQLIPYLQAHNRSVPMTD, encoded by the coding sequence ATGACGGGAAAACATACTGACGCATCGACAGCACGGACtgataaaaaaccaaacatgcGGACAGACCTACAGGACAAGCAAACAGACAGACAGGAGGAAGTGACGGACGCACTTAAAAAACAGTCAGACAATTGGACAAGACGTACGCGCAAGGACGATTTGAGGATGACGGGGTCACCCTCAGAGGATGAGCTCTTGGCCTCCAGCCAAGAAACAGTTGAgggcaaagctgtgggccacagtacgccaacaactataaaTCAACCAACAACATCCGCTAAAGCCATGGGGCAAAAGCGTGGCAATAAAGGTCCCTCGAGGTATAAActttaccagaggtctctcgctATCCTTGGCAGGATTCGCAAAAACGAGACCGAAGGTAAAGTTCATCCCAAAGATGAGACCGACAAGGCAAGATGTCAAAAGGTGGTTGATGAATACTTGGCATTCCAAGCCGCCAACAGGACAGATGCCAAAAAACGAAACCGCTCGCATGACGAAACTGGGAAGGTaacaaagaagcacaagatATCGGATCAGGGTGCAGTTGCCTCCAAACCTATCAAGCGATTTagtgaggtggcacgggaccaTCTCCAAATGGCATTGGTAGACGAAACCTCTAACCGCGGAAAACCAGTGCTTGACAAATGGTCAGAGATTGAGGCACGGTTGTCTCGCATAGGCGTTGACCATGTCATGGCGAACCCAGAGGGCCAAACACCAGGTTTCGACTCGGTGGAGGTAGTCCGCGGCTACCGTGCCATTAAATGCGATGACCAATTCTCACTGCATTTCTTGACAAACGTGATTGGTAAATTCCAGAACAGCTGGAAAGGCTTGAAACTCAAGCTAATTCCGGCTAGCGAGACTCCACGaaggccgagggctcgcatctgggTACCAAACATGGAGTTTGATGCCAATCAACTAATCCCCTACCTTCAGGCGCATAATCGCTCGGTGCCGATGACCGATTAg